A stretch of Paenibacillus mucilaginosus 3016 DNA encodes these proteins:
- a CDS encoding helix-turn-helix transcriptional regulator, giving the protein MISTREVSEKLRWLRLKAHYSQEQLADYLALTQSTVSRIENGKQVPDAVTYENWMWVCKNPPKQFQFYYDGGNMQHVGF; this is encoded by the coding sequence ATGATCTCCACACGGGAGGTAAGCGAAAAACTGCGCTGGCTCCGCTTAAAAGCCCATTACTCGCAAGAACAGCTGGCCGATTACCTAGCTTTGACTCAATCAACGGTAAGCCGGATCGAGAACGGGAAACAAGTTCCGGACGCCGTTACATACGAAAACTGGATGTGGGTGTGCAAGAACCCACCAAAGCAATTCCAATTCTATTATGACGGAGGGAACATGCAGCATGTTGGATTTTAG
- a CDS encoding helix-turn-helix domain-containing protein, which yields MEIFERIREVRKSKGVSQTFVAKKVGMTIANYNMKENGKRAITVQELESIAQALDEPVSNFFDENLNVKLNLSSV from the coding sequence GTGGAAATCTTTGAAAGAATCAGAGAAGTAAGGAAATCGAAGGGCGTATCTCAAACTTTCGTGGCTAAGAAGGTGGGAATGACTATTGCTAACTACAACATGAAGGAGAATGGCAAGCGTGCCATCACCGTCCAAGAATTGGAGAGCATTGCTCAAGCTTTAGATGAGCCGGTCTCAAATTTTTTTGACGAAAATTTAAACGTAAAGTTGAATTTATCGTCCGTATAG
- a CDS encoding helix-turn-helix domain-containing protein encodes MSLGSRLKSEREKRGWSQLLAAEKLGITNAVLSNYERDYRDPDTETLKKMADLYEVTTDYLLGRVEAEKPNTYEDPLEDPYRSIHFNGWDKLSPEDQEEIKAFFRAKIMIREAEERNKRNKKN; translated from the coding sequence ATGTCATTAGGATCAAGATTGAAATCAGAACGTGAAAAGCGCGGTTGGTCTCAATTGTTGGCAGCAGAAAAACTAGGCATTACAAATGCTGTCCTTTCAAACTATGAGAGGGATTACAGAGACCCAGATACTGAGACACTTAAAAAAATGGCAGATCTTTACGAGGTGACCACGGATTACCTATTAGGCAGGGTAGAAGCAGAAAAACCAAACACTTATGAAGATCCCCTTGAAGATCCCTATCGAAGCATTCACTTTAATGGGTGGGATAAACTTTCACCTGAGGATCAAGAGGAAATAAAGGCGTTTTTTAGAGCAAAAATTATGATCAGAGAAGCAGAGGAAAGAAACAAGCGGAATAAAAAAAATTGA